The genomic window GCATGTTGCTAGTGTGTGTATGTTGATGTGTCTTATTGACATGCGTGTTCTGTGTTCCCAGCTTCCCTCAGGGCCACAGTGATGGTTTGTGTGGTCACTCCCCCCAGTACTGGACAATGGCTGAGAATCACACTGACCAGCAACTCCACTGCGCCAGGGCCTGTggtgaggagaggggaggggaggggagaaggatgtctgtctgcctgtctctgtctatctgtctctctctcctctccctctctctccatgtCTCTtaccactcctctctctctctgtgtctctgactGCTGCTCTGTTTCTTTCTCTGCAGGGCACTGTTCAGCTGGACTCAGTCCAAGTGCCAGTGGGCAGTGAGGTGCGACTGACAGCTCTCTCTCAGTACCAGGGCAGCTCTTTCGAGCTGATACACAGAGTACCAGGTATGTTATCCCCTTTTACCTGAACCCCTTTACCTTAACCCCTTATTTGAATCATAGGTGTGTCCTCCAACATGTTACCACATTATACTCTCCTCTCCCAGTGCAGTGTGTATCTGAGGGGTGTCTGTGTTCCTCTCCCAGTGCAGTGTGTATCTGAGGGGTGTCTGTGTTCCTCTCCCAGTGCAGTGTGTATCTGAGGGGTGTCTGTGTTCCTCTCCCAGTGCAGTGTGTATCTGAGGGGTGTCTGTGTTCCTCTCCCAGTGCACTGTGTATCTGAGGGGTGTCTGTGTTCCTCTCCCAGTGCAGTGTGTATCTGAGGGGTGTCTGTGTTCCTCTCCCAGTGCAGTGTGTATCTGAGGGGTGTCTGTGTTCCTCTCCCAGTGCAGTGTGTATCTGAGGGGTGTCTGTGTTCCTCTCCCAGTGCAGTGTGTATCTGAGGGGTGTCTGTGTTCCTCTCTCAGTGCACTGTGTATCTGAGGGGTGTCTGTGTTTTTATCCCAGTGCACTGTGTATCTGAGGGGTGTCTGTGTTCCTCTCCCAGTGCACTGTGTATCTGAGGGGTGTCTGTGTTCCTCTCCCAGTGCAGTGTGTATCTGAGGGGTGTCTGTGTTCCTCTCCCTGTTATACTCTCCTCTCCCAGTTCAGTGTGTATCTGAGGGGTGTCTGTGTTCCTCTCCCTGTTATACTCTTCTCTCCCAGTGCACTGTGTATCTGAGGGGTGTCTGTGTTCCTCTCCCTGTTATACTCTCCTTTCCTTGTGCACTGTGTATCTGAGGGGTGTCTGTGTTCCTCTCCCAGTTCAGTGTGTATCTGAGGGGTGGCTGTGTTCCTCTCCCCGTTATACTATCCTCTCCCAGTGTACTGTGTATCTGAGGGGTGTCTGTGTTCCTCTCCCAGTGCAGTGGGTATCTGAAGGGTGACTGTTTGTGTTCCTCTCCCCCAGGCTGTTCCCATCGTGACCTGCAGAGGACAGTAAAGCGCTGCGCTGGTGAGTCTTTGCGTTCATTGGTCACCCTGTTTTCTCAATTGGTTCCAGGTCTTAATTTATTGAAAATTTGCTTGTTTTTGATTGGCCGCCTTGCTGTTCCTGGTTGATTCTGATTGGCTGGAATGTCCCTGCTTCAGTTCCCACAGTAAACACCACCTTAGACTGGGAAAGGGGCGTGGCCACGCTGCGATTGGACGGGACCGATCGAAGCCACACCCATGCAATGGTGTGCCTGATGCGAAGAATAGGGGAGCGGTGCCAAGCAAGCTGGAGACTGGTACGAGAGAgcagtctgtctgcctgcctgtgtctctgtgtgtgcagtgtgtactgtgtgtagagattgtgtgcagtgtgtactgtgtgtagagattgtgtgcagtgtgtactgtgtgtagtgattgtgtgcagtgtgtagtgagtgtatgtgtgcagtgtgtactgtgtgtagtgtgtgtgtgcagtgtgtagtgagtgtagtgattgtgtgcagtgtgtactgtgtgtagtgattgtgtgcagtgtgtagtgagtgtgtgtgtgcagtgtgcactgtgtgtgtgtgtagtgagtgtgtgcagtgtgtagtgagtgtgtgtgtgcagtgtgtactgtgtgtagtgtgtgtgtgtgtgtgtgtgcactgtgtactgtgtgtagtgagtgtgtgcagtgtgtagtgagtgtgtgtgtgcagtgtgtactgtgtgtagtgagtgtgtgcagtgtgtactgtgagtgtgtgtgtgcagtgtgcactgtgtgtgtgtgtagtgagtgtgtgcagtgtgtgagtgtgtgtgtgcagtgtgtagttgtgtgtgtagtgtgtgtgctgtgtgtagtgattgtgtgcagtgtgtactgtgtgtagtgattgtgtgcagtgtgtagtgtgtgtgtgagtgtgcagtgtgtactgtgtgtagtgattgtgtgcagtgtgtagtgtgtgtgatgtgtgcagtgtgtactgtgtgtagtgattgtgtgcagtgtgtagtgtgtgtagtgtgtgtgcagtgtgtgtgtgtagtgtgtgtgcagtgtgtgtagtgattgtgtgcagtgtgtactgtgtgtagtgattgtgtgcagtgtgtagtgtgtgtagtgattgtgtgcagtgtgtagtgtgtgtgcagtgagtgagtgttgtgtgcagtgtgtactgtgtgtagtgattgtgtgcagtgtgtagtgtgtgtagtgattgtgtgcagtgtgtactgtgtgtagtgattgtgtgcagtgtgtagtgagtgtagtgattgtgtgcagtgtgtactgtgtgtagtgattgtgtgcagtgtgtagtgagtgtgtgtgtgcagtgtgtactgtgtgtagtgagtgtgtgtgtgcagtgtgcactgtgtactgtgtgcagtgtgtgtgtgtgtagtgattgtgtgcagtgtgtactgtgtgtagtgattgtgtgcagtgtgtactgtgtgtagtgattgtgtgcagtgtgtagtgagtgtgtgtgtgcagtgtgtactgtgtgtagtgattgtgtgcagtgtgtagtgtgtgtagtgattgtgtgtgtagtgagtgattgtgtgcagtgtgtagtgtgtgtagtgattgtgtgcagtgtgtactgtgtgtagtgattgtgtgcagtgtgtagtgtgtgtagtgattgtgtgcagtgtgtagtgtgtgtagtgttgtgtgcagtgtgtagtgtgtgtagtgattgtgtgcagtgtgtactgtgtgtagtgattgtgtgcagtgtgtactgtgtgtagtgattgtgtgcagtgtgtactgtgtgtagtgattgtgtgcagtgtgtactgtgtgtagtgattgtgtgcagtgtgtactgtgtgtagtgattgtgtgcagtgtgtactgtgtgtagtgattgtgtgcagtgtgtactgtgtgtagcagtgtgtactgtgtgtagtgattgtgtgcagtgtgtactgtgtgtagagtgtgtgcagtgtgtactgtgtgtagtgattgtgtgcagtgtgtagtgatagtgtgtgtgcagtgtgtactgtgtgtagtgattgtgtgcagtgtgtactgtgtgtagtgagtgtgtgcagtgtgtactgtgtgtagtgagtgtgtgtgcagtgtgcactgtgtgtgtgtgtagtgagtgtgtgcagtgtgtgcagtgtgtactgtgtgtagtgattgtgtgcagtgtgtagtgagtgtgtgtgattgtgtgcactgtgtgtgtgtgtagtgagtgtgtgcagtgtgtagtgtgtgtgtgtgcagtgtgtactgtgtgtagtgattgtgtgcagtgtgtagtgagtgtgtgtgtgcagtgtgtactgtgtgtagtgattgtgtgcagtgtgtagtgagtgtgtgtgtgagtgtgtactgtgtgtagtgattgtgtgcagtgtgtagtgtgtgtgtgtgtgtgtgcagtgtgtagtgtgtgtagtgattgtgtgcagtgtgtagtgtgtgtagtgtgtgtgcagtgtgtactgtgtgtagtgattgtgtgcagtgtgtagtgtgtgtagtgattgtgtgcagtgtgtactgtgtgtagtgattgtgtgcagtgtgtagtgtgtgtagtgattgtgtgcagtgtgtactgtgtgtagtgattgtgtgcagtgtgtagtgagtgtgtgtgtgtgtgcagtgtgtactgtgtgtagtgattgtgtgcagtgtgtagtgtgtgtagtgattgtgtgcagtgtgtactgtgtgtagtgattgtgtgcagtgtgtactgtgtgtagtgtgtagtgtgtatgattgtgtgcagtgtgtactgtgtgtagtgattgtgtgcagtgtgtactgtgtgtagtgattgtgtgcagtgtgtactgtgtgtagtgattgtgtgcagtgtgtactgtgtgtagtgattgtgtgcagtgtgtactgtgtgtgtgtagtgagtgtgtgtgtgtgcagtgtgtactgtgtgtagtgattgtgtgcagtgtgtactgtgtgtagtgattgtgtgcagtgtgtactgtgtgtagtgattgtgtgcagtgtgtactgtgtgtagtgattgtgtgcagtgtgtagtgtgtgtagtgattgtgtgcagtgtgtagtgtgtgtagtgattgtgtgcagtgtgtactgtgtgtagtgattgtgtgcagtgtgtactgtgtgtagtgagtgtgtgcagtgtgtgtgtgtgtagtgtgtgtgcagtgtgtagtgtgtatgtgtgtgcagtgtgtactgtgtgtagtgattgtgtgcagtgtgtactgtgtgtagtgatgtgtgtgtagtgagtgtgtagtgtgtgtgtgtgtgtgcagtgattgtgtgcagtgtgtagtgagtgtgtgtgtagtgagtgtgtgcagtgtgtagtgtgtgtagtgattgtgtgcagtgtgtactgtgtgtagtgattgtgtgcagtgtgtactgtgtgtagtgattgtgtgcagtgtgtactgtgtgtagtgattgtgtgcagtgtgtactgtgtgtagtgattgtgtgcagtgtgtactgtgtgtagtgattgtgtgcagtgtgtagtgtgtgtagtgattgtgtgcagtgtgtactgtgtgtagtgattgtgtgcagtgtgtagtgtgtgtagtgattgtgtgcagtgtgtagtgtgtgtagtgatgtgtgcagtgtgtagtgtgtgtagtgattgtgtgcagtgtgtactgtgtgtagtgattgtgtgcagtgtgtagtgagtgtgtgtgtgcactgtgtactgtgtgtagtgattgtgtgcagtgtgtagtgagtgtgtgtgtgcagtgtgtactgtgtgtagtgattgtgtgcagtgtgtagtgtactgtgtgtgtaatgAGTGTGTCTGGTATACTGACATCTCTACCCTTGTCTTGCAGGACCACACTCAGGTGCAGCACATCCCTTTCAGAGACATCACCCCCTGTCTGTGCTTCCAGGTACTGCACCAGAAATAGTTttttcttcaaaagcatcaaggAGACAAAGTTCAACAATTAGCAGCCTGTTCCTTGTTCCAGCGCTGAGCTTCAATACAGATACTGTGCCGTGAATTCAGTGCTAAATGAACTGAACTGTTTAAGAAGTAATGCCTCAGTctctctcgccctctctctcaccctctcactctctctccctctctctctcaccctctccctctccctccctctcgctctctacccctctcaccctctcaccctctcaccctccctctctgtccctctctctccctctccctctccctctctcattctccctctctccctccctctcactctccctctctctccctctctccctctccctctccccctctctctctctctccctctctctctctcccctctccctctccctctcctctccctctctcctccctctctctctctctctctcccctctcccctctctcctctctctctctctccctctctctctctctctctctctccctctctctccctctcctctccctccctctccctctctctctctccctctctccctttctctccctccctctcactctccctctctctccctctctctccctccgtccctctccctctctccctttctctccctgGCTGCAATATTATACTGCACTGAGATTTCTGCTACCTTTCTTTTCTGCTCACCCCCTTTCATCAAGAACCCTCCTTCTCTTTCTGCAGCGTGAGAGAATGTTTTTTTGTCTGAGATGTTCATTATATTTTCGTACGGTGCAGGacacgtggggggggggggggggggtgttggtgtTTGCCAGTTTCTGTTTGTGGTCACTCATCCTGTctaactctttctctctctcagtactACTGGTGCGGGATTCATGATGCTGTGCGCAGACAGAGCTGCCCCTTTTCAAACCACACGGGTGAGTGGGGATGGAGGGGCCTCATAttctaatttaaacaatttaaaaacaagtcCATTGGCTGATTTCTCATCTATGATTTTTAACCTAGTCTAAAGGGCCGGTGATCATACTGTTACTGTCAATTAGAGgcacaaacattgtttttaaaagcctCGCACACTTGTTTTGATTGCTAGGTATTTAATAGTGTGTAGATTGCATATGGTGGTTGAAAGCGCATTTTGAAGTGGTTTCTTGACTCTGTGGAGAATGGGAGTGTCTGCAGAGCTGTGCTGATGCTCCTTGCTCTAACCAgctcctgtgtgtgtctctgcagagtTCCAGGAGAATGTGTGGCACAATAGCTCTCTGACGGTTACCAGAACAGTGACTCTGCTGCATGGAACAGCGCTGTCCTGGCTCTTCACTGCCCCCTGCAGAGTGGAGGCTGAAGTGTGGTTGTGCTGGTGGTCCAGCAGGGGGGGCTCCGAGTGCCGGGAGATCCAGGGCTCCAGGAAGCGACTCGAGGTAACAGGGTGGGTCTGCACTGCAGCTGTCAGTCAGTCCATACACAAGTCTGTCTGTCACTTTGTCTCTTACTGTAGGTCTTTATGTCCGTCTATATACATGTCTGACtgggtctgtctgtctgggttttctgtctgtctttcctgtctgtctgctttctatctgtctgtgtaaCCAGGAGTGTTTCTGTCTCCTCTAGAAACAGGGAGAATTCCTCAATGTGGATCCTCACCCCTCCCTCTGTGTGCAGGTAACTCACTCCTGTTCACTCACTCCCACTCatttacacaccctcacactcactACGCACACATGCACTCCtttacacaccctcacactcactaccgcacacattcactcatttacacaccctcacactcactaccgcacacattcactcatttacacaccctcacactcactaccgcacacattcactcatttacacaccctcacactcactcacaccccCTCACACCCCACTCACACTCACtatcacactctcacactcagtAGTGTTGCAGTGTTATTGATACATCTAGGGGCGTGTGTGCATTTGAACTCCctttgtctgtatgtctgtccaGGCGCAGGTGCCGGGCATGGGGCAGCTCTTAGACCTTCAGTGCCCCTTCGCTGGTGAGTGCATTGTCTGTCTGCAGCCTCGAGAGGGTGACCAGCTACAAGAAGCACATTCAACAAAGAAAGACTGCATTTACATATGAACAGCACAGAAGGAAGAGCACATTGAATAAGAAAGAACGAacgaaagagaaagagaaagaaaacattgttgttactgtttaaagaaagagaaatcaaaaagatagaaaaagaaaagaaaaaaagaaaagaattcaACTTATCTTGTTTCTCACTGTATAACAAGTAAGGAAGAACGACAGCATgagcagagaaagaaagaaagaaagaaagaaagaaagaaagaaagaaagaaagaaagaaagaaagaaagaaagaaagaaagaaagaaaaattcaGGCAGAGTGTGGGTCAGTCTGGGGTCCTGCTGTTTAGCTGTCTCACCGCTGCTTGTCCCTTCCCCAGCATCTGATCCTCAATGGACTGTCAACCCGTCCCTGAGAGGACAGACATTGACCGTCAAGCTGTCCCACAACAGCACCCCTGTGTCCCTGTGCAAGAGGACAGGTCCAGACTGTACACTTGTTAACACCAGCCAGGTAGGGTcactgtatttcactgtgctgtaacaGGCATGTAGCGCGCACGCCTGCACAGAATGTTTACATATGCTAGGCCCTTGTTTACTCTGTGCTGTGATGAAAAGGCATAAGAGTCATACATTAATAATTTAGTAAGGTCAATAAAGCATGCTATGATCTCACTTTATGTTATTACCtgtataaaagtttcccacagtaaaggcacagtaaagtgtaataaatcgcagtgaaagcacagtaaagcataggcTAGCCAGACCATTACCCAATGGAGATGACTCTGGAGAGGACGTTGTGTATTTTGTGAAGGAGAGCCTCTTATCCAGTGGAGATGACCCTGGAGAGGatgttgtgtattttgtaaagCTTGTGATTCATACTTGTGTGTTTGATTtttctgtgctgttgttttttcctCAGACTGGCTCTTGGGAGCTGCAGCTTCATGACCCGGGTTCGAGTGACTGTCTGGAGGTGAGTCAGCAGTCAGCTTAATCATTAATACCAGTTTCACAGAGTTAAATcctgtgtaataaagcatagagaaagcatagcaaagtgtaataaagcatagtgaaaccaTGGCGAGCAACGTTAAGCTTTGATGACTGATCAGCCCTGGTCTCTCTTCTTCTCTAGGCCTGGAGGACGGATGTTAGTTTCTCCCCCCGAGTCCTGATCTGTCCAGCGGACCTGGGTAAGACTTAGGGGAGGGGAGGATCCATCACACCTGAGAGCGGGGTCCTTGAAGATAGCAGGCTGGCTAGGGGGCCAGGCAGGACATCCAGGGTTGTACTTCGATTAGAAACTGGTTTACAGTGTGTATCCCCAAAACTGACATTGAGCTCAAATAAAAGCATTCAAATTCACCTCTAAAACACACGCCGACTCAGTAATTGCATTCGTACTGTAGAAATTATCTCAAGGTGTGAATTGAATTGAGATGTAATTCTCATTGATAATATAACCCTTTCACTGACTGAATTACTCGGTGGATTGCAGCTCGCTTGTGCAGTCAGGCTCATGAGAGGGTGTGTGTGCACTCGGCTTCCAGCGTACTTGTGTGATTCATCATTTCCTCCTCCAGCCCACAGGTGGCGTTGGACCCTGCCTCTGCTTCTGTGCCTGGTCCTCCTGTCTCTGGGAGTGCTGACTGCTGTACTGCTGAGAAGATCCTTCAAGAGTAAGACCCCTGAACTCCTTCATTCAACCACACCTTACTGCCCGGCTCCCTCGCTCTCTCCCTATTCCCTCACTCCCTCCTTCTCCCTCGCTCTCCTTCTCTCCATCCCTCATCTTCTCTCATCTGCTCCCTGACTCTCACTCCTCACGTCCTCTTTCTCTCCCACCCTAATTCTTTCCTTCCCACGCTGACACACATAGATCAATATACCTTACAGCAGATCTGATCCAGGGAAAGAGTTTGTTCAGGTAAAGGTGGGCGGGGTCACTGATGGAACACTTGGGGGTGCAGGTGAGATAAGGGGGGTAGTAAGGGATTCTAGAACTGTGCCTAATGAATGACAATGTTAAGTGCAGAGTTTTGAGAATCCAGGCCATTACACCCACAGGAATCCCATGGGAACAGACAGCCCGTGATAGTGAGTGGGCCTTGGTGTGTGTGTTatagtgtgtgagagagtgagacagCGTGTCTTTTATTGCAGACTGGGTCCAAAGAGTGTGCAAAGGAAGAGCCAGCCTCAAAGGTGAgctatactctctctctctcttgcacgctcactctctctctcgctctctctctcactctctctctcttgctctctctctctcttgctctctctcgctctctctctctctctctctctctctctctctcgctctctctctctcgctctctctcttgctctttctctccctccctctaatCTCTCCCTCTTTTCTCACTCCTTCTTTCAATCCCTCATCCTCTCTCTCCATGCAGGCACGCTGGGCGGTGGTCCTGTCCTGCTCCTCTACCCCTCAGAGGAGTCGGTCTCCCTGCCTGTGCTGGTGTCCAGCCTGGGCTCCTCTCTGGCTGATCTAGGCTTCTCCGTGTCGCTGGACCTGTGGAGCCGCACCGAACTCTCCTCCCTGGGCCCTGTACCATGGCTGCACTCCAGGCTGGCCCAGCTGCAGCAGGACGGGGGCAAGGCGGTTCTGATTCTGACCCAGGGAGCATGGGAGCAGGCCGAACGCTGGGTCCAACACCCGGGCAGCAGGACCCGGCAGATACAGAACTCCTCGGACCCTTGCCTGGACGTGTTCAGCGCCTCGCTCAGCTGCATCCTCGCTGACTTCCTCCAGGGCCGCGCCGGCGAGCGCTTTGTCCTGGCCCAGTTCGAGACCCCCCTGCTGCGCGTCTTCAAGCATGAAGGGCTCCCCGAGATATTTAAGGGGATCCCCCTCTACAGCCTGCCCTCTCAGAGCCTGGCCTTCCTCACCGAGCTCTCTGCAGTGCCCCGGAACAGCGGCACCAGCAGGGGGCGCCGAGCTGACAGCTTGAGGGCTGCGTCCAGAGAGCTCACGGGCAGGCTGGCCTGGAGGTTAAAGGAGGTGCAGCGCGGGGCCCAGCAGGAGTCGGGGGACTGGGTGAGCTGGGGGGAGGAGTGCAGGCGATCCCAGTACAGCACTGATTCAGGAGTCGGGGGGACGGAGTTAATGTGGGAGAGTGTGCCGCTCCAACCCAACGAATACAGACCACAGGGCAGGGAGACCAGCCTGGCTCAATGGTTATGAGGGGGTGCTGGAGGACAGGAGAACGTCTACGAACAAGAGGGGGCCGTTCGGCACATCAGTGCTCACCTGGTTCCAAGACTGATCAAAAAACtctgtcaagtcgggtcttaaaggatctcagtgattcagcctcaacaacatgactgggtaacccattccatcccctcaccactctctgtgtgaagaagagtctccttcagcaacatgactaggtaacccattccatcccctcaccactctctgtgtgaagaagagtctccttcaacaacatgactaggtaacccattccatcccctcaccactctctgtgtgaagaagagtctccttcagcaacatgactaggtaacccattccatcccctcaccactctctgtgtgaggaagagtctccttcaacaacatgactaggtaacccattccatcccctcaccactctctgtgtgaagaagagtctccttcaacaacatgactaggtaacccattccatcccctcaccactctctgtgtgaagaagagtctccatcaacaacatgactaggtaacccattccatcccctcagcactctgtGTGAAGAGGTGTCTCCTTCCTCCTGTCCCAAGTCTCCaattcatttccaactgtgtgtcctctggtccaGGTTTTTGTGCTCTTGTAAACACTATTTCAAGACATTACAAACTGTTGCCTAACAATGGGCTTGCAtaggacaaataataataattagcaaacCTAGGATGAGCACAGAGGGCAGTATAGCTATGCATGAGAC from Polyodon spathula isolate WHYD16114869_AA chromosome 16, ASM1765450v1, whole genome shotgun sequence includes these protein-coding regions:
- the LOC121329285 gene encoding interleukin-17 receptor C-like isoform X1; protein product: MECLRVPILISTLLLTFGLSPVLSNGVWSEHLVKTHDAHKSPTVTCTQGLSCSVEVLSKLSPPGSVLSSPNNVLLPTLMDSETLLCCQRDGDCQPCLRVRISMSITGPPGAEGEGSGGAGLDDAFSDESDLEQDEEVEGEEGDSGLRRGSVPPEPSHTASLRATVMVCVVTPPSTGQWLRITLTSNSTAPGPVGTVQLDSVQVPVGSEVRLTALSQYQGSSFELIHRVPGCSHRDLQRTVKRCAVPTVNTTLDWERGVATLRLDGTDRSHTHAMVCLMRRIGERCQASWRLDHTQVQHIPFRDITPCLCFQYYWCGIHDAVRRQSCPFSNHTEFQENVWHNSSLTVTRTVTLLHGTALSWLFTAPCRVEAEVWLCWWSSRGGSECREIQGSRKRLEKQGEFLNVDPHPSLCVQAQVPGMGQLLDLQCPFAASDPQWTVNPSLRGQTLTVKLSHNSTPVSLCKRTGPDCTLVNTSQTGSWELQLHDPGSSDCLEAWRTDVSFSPRVLICPADLAHRWRWTLPLLLCLVLLSLGVLTAVLLRRSFKNWVQRVCKGRASLKGTLGGGPVLLLYPSEESVSLPVLVSSLGSSLADLGFSVSLDLWSRTELSSLGPVPWLHSRLAQLQQDGGKAVLILTQGAWEQAERWVQHPGSRTRQIQNSSDPCLDVFSASLSCILADFLQGRAGERFVLAQFETPLLRVFKHEGLPEIFKGIPLYSLPSQSLAFLTELSAVPRNSGTSRGRRADSLRAASRELTGRLAWRLKEVQRGAQQESGDWVSWGEECRRSQYSTDSGVGGTELMWESVPLQPNEYRPQGRETSLAQWL
- the LOC121329285 gene encoding interleukin-17 receptor C-like isoform X2; protein product: MECLRVPILISTLLLTFGLSPVLSNGVWSEHLVKTHDAHKSPTVTCTQGLSCSVEVLSKLSPPGSVLSSPNNVLLPTLMDSETLLCCQRDGDCQPCLRVRISMSITGPPGAEGEGSGGAGLDDAFSDESDLEQDEEVEGEEGDSGLRRGSVPPEPSHTASLRATVMVCVVTPPSTGQWLRITLTSNSTAPGPVGTVQLDSVQVPVGSEVRLTALSQYQGSSFELIHRVPGCSHRDLQRTVKRCAVPTVNTTLDWERGVATLRLDGTDRSHTHAMVCLMRRIGERCQASWRLDHTQVQHIPFRDITPCLCFQYYWCGIHDAVRRQSCPFSNHTEFQENVWHNSSLTVTRTVTLLHGTALSWLFTAPCRVEAEVWLCWWSSRGGSECREIQGSRKRLEKQGEFLNVDPHPSLCVQAQVPGMGQLLDLQCPFAASDPQWTVNPSLRGQTLTVKLSHNSTPVSLCKRTGPDCTLVNTSQTGSWELQLHDPGSSDCLEAWRTDVSFSPRVLICPADLAHRWRWTLPLLLCLVLLSLGVLTAVLLRRSFKSTLGGGPVLLLYPSEESVSLPVLVSSLGSSLADLGFSVSLDLWSRTELSSLGPVPWLHSRLAQLQQDGGKAVLILTQGAWEQAERWVQHPGSRTRQIQNSSDPCLDVFSASLSCILADFLQGRAGERFVLAQFETPLLRVFKHEGLPEIFKGIPLYSLPSQSLAFLTELSAVPRNSGTSRGRRADSLRAASRELTGRLAWRLKEVQRGAQQESGDWVSWGEECRRSQYSTDSGVGGTELMWESVPLQPNEYRPQGRETSLAQWL